The sequence below is a genomic window from Lysobacter capsici.
ATCTTCGCCACTTCCTCGTCGATCGCCGCGAGCACCGCGTCGGCGCTGCTGTCGGGCTTGTACAGCGCGAACAAGGTGTACAAAGTCGGGCCGTTGTAGGTCCACGGATCGGTCAGGCCGTACAGCGCCTCGACGCTGAGCGCGACCTGCTTGCGCTTGACCAGGCTCTGGTACAGACGCGAGGCCTCGTCGCCGGCCAGCACGCTGCCGAGCACCGCCATCGGCGCGTGATCGCGGCTGCCGCGCGCGGGCATCTTCCAGGCCGCGGCGATCGCCGGCACCTGCGCCAGCGCGTCGGTCTGGTTGACGCGCTTTTCCTGGGTGTTGAGGCCTTCGCTGTAATCCGGCGGGGTCGGCGTGGAGCGGCCCGGAATCGCGCCGAAGTACTTGTCGGCCAGTTGGAAGGCCTCGGCCGGGGTGATGTCGCCGGCGATGCCGAGCACGGCGTTGTTGGGGCCGTAGTAGTCGCGATGGAACGATTGCACGTCGGCCAGGCTGGCGTTTTCCAGGTCCTGGAAGCTGCCATAACCGTCGTGGTTGTTCTCCCACTTCTGGAACGCGTGCTGGCCGATGTCGATCCACATGAAGCCGCCGTAGGGCTGGTTCTTCACGTTGACCCGGATTTCTTCCTTGACCACGTCCTGCTGGTTCTTCAGCGTGGTCGGGTTGAAATCCAGGGTCTTCATGCGGTCGGCTTCCAGCCACAGGATGCGGTCGAGCGCCGACACCGGCGCGACCTCGATGTAGTTGGTGAAGTCGGCGCGGGTCGAACCGTTGTTGCGGCCGCCGCCGCCGCTGATGACCTGGTCGAACACGCCCTTGGGCGCGGTCGGCGTGCCCTGGAACATCAGGTGTTCGAACAGATGGGCGAAGCCGGTGCGGTTCTTGGGTTCCAGCCGCATGCCGACGTGATAGACCACGCTGACGCCGACGGTCGGCGAGCTGTGGTCCTCGGAGACGACCACGGTCAATCCGTTGTCGAGTTTCTTGACCGCCACCGGCACTTGCCAGCGATCGCTCTCGGCCGCGGACGCAGGAGCGAACGCGGCGGTCGTGATCGTGGTCAGTCCGGCCAGCAGTACGCTCAGATGACGCGTGCGCATGGGTGGCTCCCTGTTTTTGTCGAGATGGTCTGTCGAGATGAGTCGGATGATGCGGTACGGGTATGGCGAAACGGCGGCGTATCCCCTCCACGCGCCCCGGGCTCGCGCACCTTAACCTGCCCGGGCGCGATGCGCATGCGGGTCGAAAGTCACGCAGGGGATGCCACGCACGGCCCGGCGCTGGCCGTCGCCACGCGAATCGCCGACACTGTGCGCCCCGCGTCCTTGCCCCACCGACCCGCCGATGCCGTACACGCCTATCGTGGCCACCCTGGGCTACGTGCTTTCGCCCGATGGCCGCCAAGTGTTGATGGTGCATCGCAACGCCCGCCCCGACGATCACCAGCTCGGCAAGTACAACGGCCTGGGCGGCAAGCTCGAGGCCGACGAGGACGTGGTCGCCGGCATGCGCCGCGAGATCTTCGAGGAAGCCGGCATCGACTGCACCGCGATGCAGTTGCGCGGCACCATCAGCTGGCCGGGGTTCGGCAAGCGCGGCGAGGACTGGCTCGGCTTCGTGTTCACCATCACCGCCTTCGAAGGCACGCCGTTCGCGAGCAATCCGGAAGGTTCGCTGGAGTGGGTCGATCTGGACCGCCTGCACGAACTGCCGATGTGGGAAGGCGACCGCGAGTTCCTGCCGCTGGTGTTCGATGCCGACCCGCGCGCGTTCCACGGGGTGATGCCGTACCGCGACGGGCGGATGGTGTCGTGGAAGTATTCGCGGGTTTGAGCGGCCGGGTCGGAGACGTGCGGAACCCGGAACTCGCAGACTGACGCGGCGAGTCGGAACAATGGCGAGCCCGCTTACCCTTTCGACAAAAGCCGCTCGACGTCGCCCCAACCCAATTCCCAGGTGCGACCGTGGCAGGCCCAGTCCGGCAGCGAACCGCTCACGCGTTCGGCCGGCCCGTGCGGGAACGGCGGGCCGCTAAATTCCAGGTTCAACAATATTCCCGATACCGGCGCCCAACGCACGATCGCCTCGCGCGCCGGCCGCAACGGGCTTTGCGCCGGATCGCCACCGCTGTGCGCCAGATCGAAGCTTTGCGAGTCGAACACCACCAGACAGCGCGAGTCGTCAGTGCGCAGCAGATAAAGGCGGCCGCCTTCTTCGGGCTCGTGCACGGCGCGGCAATCGCGCAACGCGTAGCGCTCCTCGCGCACCACTCCGGCCTGGGCATCGACCTGAAAAGCGCCGAGCATGCTGCGCTTGATCGCCCGCCATTGCCGCGCGAAGGTCCAGGCGTTTACCGAGGCATACACGGTCCCCAGCAACGGACAGGCCGCGAGCAGGTACGGCCAATAGACCGCGACCCAGCCGCCCAGGTCGCTGCCGCTACGGATGCTCAATGCGGAAACAATCAGCAACGCCAGCAGAAAACCGGTGACCGCGGCGCTGCTCTTGAGCCACTCCCATCGCCATTCGCGTATGTGGGCAGGCATTTGGTCAGGCGAATCGTCCGTCGACTCGATCAACTCGTTCGCCCTCGGCACCATCAAATCGAGCCTGCTGCGCTCGTCCTGCGTCATCGCCACCATCGTCGTCCGCGCCGCCATGCCCGTACCTCCGTGTGTCCAGCACTGTCTCGTACTTTCGGCAAAAGACCGACGCGGGTAAAGCACGCGGTCGGCCACCGCGCCGTGGCGCGATACGCGCGTAACCGCCTGCATCGCAACTGCACCAGGTCGCTGGCGAGCACCCTGGCCGCGCCCTCAACCGCCGACCCGCACCGTCCCCTTGCCTTGCTTTTGTTCGAACACGAAGCTGAAAGCCAGGCTGACCGCGACCGCTTCCTCCCGGCCGGTCACGCAGCCTTCTTCCTGCGGCCTGGCGCCCGGATAGACGCAGCGGAACGCCGGATCGAAACGCCACTGCAGCACCGCCGCGCGCGCGGCTTCGACGAACTGCGGAGCCGCGGCCGTCGATGCCGGACAGCCCTCTTCCACTCCAACCGGACGGCTGCCGCTGACCCGGCCGTCCGCGCCGATCGCCACGTTCAGGCAAACCGTCTGCGGCGCCAACCGCTGCGCCAGCAATTCGTCCGGATAGGTCGGTGCGGCGTTGTCGCGTTCGGCCAGCGGCATCTGGAAGGTTTCGTTGTCGGCCAGTTGCATGCGCTCGGGCGCGGTCAGCAGCTTGTCGATCGAGCGCACGCCGACCGCGCCGGTGTGGGCATCGCTCCGCGTCGCGCCGTGCGGTGGCGCGCTGGCGCAGGCGCTCAACATCGCCACGCAGCCGCAGAGCATCCATGATTCGAGTCGCATCCTCGTCTCCATGACCACGGGAGTATTCCTTGCCTCGCTGGCGCGGCATCGGCACCGGATCGGCGCCACCGTCCTGCTCGCGAACCGCGCGTCTCGCGGCTTACACCGCCTCGAGCCGACGCTCGATCACGTCCCAGGCAACGCGCCAGATCTTGCCATGATCGGCCCATCGCGGCATCTCATGGCCCAGCGCCCGACTCGGCGTCTTGGCGAAGACCGGCCCACTGAACTCGATACTCATCAACAAGCCCGACACCGGCGCGCGGCGCAGCACCGCGCACCGCGCCGGCTGCATCGCGCTGGCCATCGGATCACGACCGGCTTCGGCCAGATCGAAACTGCGCAGGTCGAAGATCACCAGGCAACGATCCCGGTCCACGCGCAGCAGATGGACGTGGCCGCCGATCTCGGGCTCATGCACGCAGCGGCCGTCGAGAAATTCATAACGTTCTTCCTGGATCGTCCCGGCATCGGCGTCGGCCCAATACGACCCGAACATCCGCGGACGGTTCGCGCGGACCTCGCGCCGATACATCAAGGTTCGATAACTGGCATACGCCGCGCCCAGCAACGGGCACGCGACGATCGCATACGGCAACCATCCGGCGCCCCAATCGGGATCGCTCAAACCTGCGCGCAGCACCAACGGCCAGCTGGCGGCGATGAACAGCAAGGCCAGGCTTGCGATGCTGGCGGTGGTCAACCAGTTCGCCAGCATCGGGCGATCGAAGCGGGCATCGCGGGCGCCGCCGAGGTTGAGCAGCTTGCGTCGCTCGTCGTCGGTCATTGGGCGGGAGATCGCTTGCATCGGCATGGTGTGTCTCGTTGCATCCCGCGCATCGCCGGCAATATTCCGCGCGGTGCCCTTGCGGCGCGCATGTTCATCGAATTTGTTCGGCGGTGGTCGTCGACGGTGCAGGTCTGTTCGATCGGTTCGATATCGGGTTGGGTTG
It includes:
- a CDS encoding M16 family metallopeptidase — its product is MRTRHLSVLLAGLTTITTAAFAPASAAESDRWQVPVAVKKLDNGLTVVVSEDHSSPTVGVSVVYHVGMRLEPKNRTGFAHLFEHLMFQGTPTAPKGVFDQVISGGGGRNNGSTRADFTNYIEVAPVSALDRILWLEADRMKTLDFNPTTLKNQQDVVKEEIRVNVKNQPYGGFMWIDIGQHAFQKWENNHDGYGSFQDLENASLADVQSFHRDYYGPNNAVLGIAGDITPAEAFQLADKYFGAIPGRSTPTPPDYSEGLNTQEKRVNQTDALAQVPAIAAAWKMPARGSRDHAPMAVLGSVLAGDEASRLYQSLVKRKQVALSVEALYGLTDPWTYNGPTLYTLFALYKPDSSADAVLAAIDEEVAKIAQGGVDAATLKRVKTKMLADWYNGLESYIDRADTVARMQTLWGDANVVNKIPGWIEAVTSADLQRAAKTYLTRANRTVIDRRPTAMAAPAAAAPSGQN
- a CDS encoding NUDIX hydrolase, with product MPYTPIVATLGYVLSPDGRQVLMVHRNARPDDHQLGKYNGLGGKLEADEDVVAGMRREIFEEAGIDCTAMQLRGTISWPGFGKRGEDWLGFVFTITAFEGTPFASNPEGSLEWVDLDRLHELPMWEGDREFLPLVFDADPRAFHGVMPYRDGRMVSWKYSRV